In Actinoplanes derwentensis, the following proteins share a genomic window:
- a CDS encoding HtaA domain-containing protein, with protein MGKLKGSHRTALFASAIALGASTALFGITPAQAAAVTVAGGSLDWGFKASFRAYVGTGNGTPPIATLNGATRNTDGTFDFPATGGTYDAAAGTATVSYGGTVVFSYPAHMFEITVANPTVVVDGDGTGSLKADVDLVANGGTTNQHLDQAEIATLVTTAPTVTGGDISFDSLAATLTSSGASAFAGFYSAGTALDPVTASASASVTEPTDPTDPTDPTDPTDPTDPTDPTDPGTGNGPAAQTIKAAVAGGALTLTSAGTAVSLSAATPGQTAAGSLNAVTVSDLRGTNSGWDLVGQVTDFTSTGGGSIPAANLGWTPAAQVAGTTLVAANGVQNAVTPGGAVAPGSGLGTSRTLCSAETGSSLGSATCGAALNLGIPESSAAGEYSAVLTLTLA; from the coding sequence GTGGGCAAACTCAAGGGCTCGCACCGCACCGCACTGTTCGCGAGCGCCATCGCCCTCGGCGCCTCCACCGCGCTGTTCGGCATCACACCGGCGCAGGCCGCCGCGGTCACCGTCGCCGGCGGCAGCCTGGACTGGGGTTTCAAGGCCTCGTTCCGGGCGTACGTCGGTACCGGCAACGGCACCCCGCCGATCGCCACCCTGAACGGAGCCACCCGCAACACCGATGGCACGTTCGACTTCCCGGCGACGGGAGGCACCTACGACGCCGCAGCTGGCACCGCAACTGTCAGCTACGGCGGCACGGTCGTCTTCTCGTACCCGGCGCACATGTTCGAGATCACCGTGGCCAACCCGACAGTGGTCGTGGACGGCGACGGCACCGGCTCGCTCAAGGCCGACGTGGACCTGGTCGCCAACGGTGGCACCACCAACCAGCACCTCGACCAGGCCGAGATCGCCACCCTGGTCACCACCGCGCCGACCGTGACGGGCGGGGACATCTCGTTCGACTCGCTCGCCGCGACCCTCACCTCGTCGGGCGCCTCGGCGTTCGCCGGCTTCTACTCGGCCGGCACCGCGCTGGACCCGGTCACCGCGTCGGCCTCGGCGTCGGTCACCGAGCCGACCGACCCCACGGACCCGACCGACCCCACCGACCCGACGGATCCCACCGATCCGACGGACCCGACGGACCCGGGAACCGGCAACGGACCGGCCGCGCAGACCATCAAGGCGGCCGTCGCCGGTGGTGCGCTGACCCTGACGTCGGCCGGCACCGCCGTGTCGCTCTCGGCGGCGACGCCGGGCCAGACCGCGGCGGGATCCCTCAACGCGGTCACGGTCAGCGACCTTCGGGGCACCAACTCCGGCTGGGACCTGGTCGGCCAGGTGACCGACTTCACCTCGACCGGTGGCGGCAGCATCCCGGCCGCCAACCTCGGCTGGACCCCGGCCGCTCAGGTCGCCGGCACCACCCTGGTCGCGGCGAACGGCGTCCAGAACGCGGTCACCCCGGGCGGCGCTGTCGCTCCGGGCTCCGGCCTCGGCACCAGCCGCACCCTGTGCAGCGCCGAGACCGGTAGCAGCCTCGGCAGCGCGACCTGCGGCGCGGCCCTCAACCTCGGTATCCCCGAGTCCAGCGCAGCGGGTGAGTACAGCGCGGTTCTCACTCTGACGCTCGCCTGA
- a CDS encoding WxL protein peptidoglycan domain-containing protein, translated as MTVRGLLAAVLLLILIPVPAQAAPKSSDVRWSVQPSSAKGPDGRDFIIRRAAPGERLTDYVGITNLTTRPLTFTVYGTDAYNTDDGSFALLPAAQSPTDVGSWITLGAADLTVPANTRLDVPFAITVPVNATPGDHAGGVIASIAEETVDATGQKVLVDRRVAARVYLTVAGAVAPTLKIDTVRLEYVQSTNPADGGEMTVRYLVRNTGNLRLNGTGAVRVTGPLGWELARTETMEIPELLPGGSVTVTEKITGVQPTVRLSAEVIVEPAHFEQNLPTVTRGTTVWAWPWALVGLLAVGFLYLAFRFVRSRLSRKRQKTEPLGLDPAPAP; from the coding sequence ATGACCGTCCGAGGCCTCCTGGCCGCGGTTCTTCTGCTGATCCTGATACCGGTCCCGGCACAGGCCGCCCCGAAGAGCTCCGACGTGCGCTGGTCGGTCCAGCCGTCGAGCGCGAAGGGCCCGGACGGACGTGACTTCATCATCCGGCGGGCGGCTCCCGGGGAGCGGCTCACCGATTACGTCGGCATCACCAACCTGACCACCCGGCCGCTGACCTTCACGGTCTACGGAACCGACGCCTACAACACCGACGACGGGTCGTTCGCGCTGCTCCCGGCCGCGCAAAGCCCGACTGACGTGGGCTCGTGGATCACGCTCGGAGCCGCTGACCTCACGGTCCCGGCCAACACCCGCCTCGACGTGCCGTTCGCCATCACCGTTCCGGTCAACGCCACCCCCGGTGACCACGCGGGCGGGGTGATCGCCTCGATCGCTGAGGAGACAGTCGACGCCACCGGGCAGAAAGTGCTGGTGGACCGCCGGGTCGCGGCCCGCGTCTACCTCACCGTCGCCGGGGCGGTGGCGCCAACCCTCAAGATCGATACCGTACGTCTGGAGTACGTCCAGTCGACGAACCCCGCCGACGGTGGCGAGATGACCGTCCGCTACCTCGTCCGCAACACCGGTAACCTGCGGCTCAACGGCACCGGCGCGGTCCGCGTCACCGGCCCTCTCGGCTGGGAGCTGGCCCGTACCGAGACCATGGAGATCCCCGAGCTGCTGCCCGGCGGCTCGGTGACCGTGACTGAGAAGATCACCGGAGTGCAGCCGACCGTGCGCCTCAGCGCCGAGGTCATCGTCGAACCTGCCCACTTCGAACAGAATCTCCCCACGGTCACCCGCGGCACCACGGTCTGGGCCTGGCCCTGGGCCTTGGTCGGCCTGCTCGCAGTAGGTTTTTTGTACCTTGCCTTCCGATTTGTCCGCAGCAGGTTGTCCCGCAAGCGGCAGAAGACTGAGCCGCTGGGTCTGGACCCGGCACCCGCTCCATGA
- a CDS encoding biliverdin-producing heme oxygenase, translating into MTDFSTRVRRATMVEHREAETRGFISRLMGGSVPLPGFAALTAQYLAVYRELEGAAERMRAADGLAAEFADPALTRVPALEADLAHLYGADWESTVTVLASTKAYTERLRDLAATSPVHFIAHHYVRYLGDLSGGQMIGRKLSTVYGLGEAGTSFYRFEQIPDPRAYKIDYRAKLDALNLPEEQAAALVAEAQLAFRFNGDIFIELGGLFPESPEALAPAA; encoded by the coding sequence ATGACCGACTTCTCCACCCGGGTTCGCCGGGCCACCATGGTCGAGCACCGTGAGGCCGAGACCCGCGGCTTCATCTCCCGCCTGATGGGCGGATCGGTGCCGCTGCCCGGGTTCGCCGCACTCACCGCGCAGTACCTGGCGGTCTATCGCGAACTCGAAGGCGCCGCTGAACGGATGCGTGCCGCCGACGGTCTCGCCGCCGAGTTCGCCGACCCGGCCCTCACCCGGGTCCCGGCGCTGGAAGCGGACCTCGCCCACCTCTACGGTGCGGACTGGGAGTCGACCGTGACGGTCCTGGCCTCCACCAAGGCCTACACCGAGCGGCTCCGCGACCTCGCCGCCACGTCGCCGGTGCACTTCATCGCCCACCACTACGTCCGCTACCTGGGCGACCTCAGCGGCGGACAGATGATCGGGCGCAAGCTGTCGACGGTGTACGGGCTGGGCGAGGCCGGCACGTCGTTCTACCGTTTCGAGCAGATCCCGGACCCTCGCGCTTACAAGATCGATTACCGCGCGAAGCTGGACGCCCTGAACCTGCCCGAGGAGCAGGCCGCCGCCCTGGTCGCCGAGGCTCAGTTGGCCTTCCGCTTCAACGGTGACATCTTCATCGAGCTGGGCGGCCTCTTTCCGGAGAGCCCCGAAGCGCTGGCCCCCGCCGCCTGA
- a CDS encoding Ig-like domain-containing protein, giving the protein MRHRAVILSTVLTLAVSATLASPAQAAAGVVVDLGIAPGTRINKTVELLPTLADDTGVTRVSLSANNGIVASATAKPWRLRWDTSAIADQDVQLKLIVRIGDAETTSDPVIVRVDNYAPLADFPRSWGNSSQYQGSSNSFTGTVAFNLTPRNDAATVRRIDLLVGDTIIDTATAAPWPVTWDTTTLPEGSVRLFTRTYDDLGNVTRNTAALWVDRSAPTVAIRFPVTTGVVSRGAPLLVEASDPAGVERAELWAGNRLVRTDRTLASSGTGTAELPLDAAVPNGPVTITVKVYDNLGNVAEQTRTVTVDNDKPVATGTPASTYLRGTVTAGLTGLRESTGLITLGAFLDDHSGTGGYVFRSPWTVRVNSRAAADGKHVLNWYLTDKAGNTTHLRRTVYVDNTAPTVRYLKAPKNKAKLSGTIKITAKAADKYGVSRVQLLVNGKVVATDSKAGYAFTLNPKKYGKSFTVQIRAYDRAGNVKHTAKRTYRR; this is encoded by the coding sequence ATGCGTCACCGCGCCGTAATACTGTCCACTGTCCTCACTCTTGCCGTCAGCGCCACTCTCGCGTCACCGGCTCAGGCCGCCGCGGGGGTCGTCGTCGATCTCGGGATCGCGCCCGGCACCCGGATCAACAAGACCGTCGAGCTGCTGCCCACTCTCGCCGACGACACCGGTGTCACCCGGGTCAGCCTGTCGGCGAACAACGGGATCGTGGCCTCCGCCACCGCGAAACCATGGCGGCTGCGCTGGGACACCAGCGCCATCGCCGACCAGGACGTCCAGCTGAAGCTGATCGTCAGAATCGGTGATGCGGAGACGACAAGCGATCCGGTCATCGTGCGGGTCGACAACTACGCGCCGCTGGCGGACTTCCCGCGGAGCTGGGGCAACAGCAGCCAGTACCAGGGCAGCAGCAACAGCTTCACCGGGACGGTGGCGTTCAACCTGACCCCGCGGAATGACGCGGCGACGGTCCGGAGGATCGACCTGCTCGTCGGCGACACGATCATCGACACCGCCACCGCGGCGCCGTGGCCGGTCACCTGGGACACCACCACCCTGCCGGAGGGTTCGGTGCGCCTGTTCACCCGGACCTACGACGACCTCGGCAACGTCACGAGAAACACCGCCGCCCTGTGGGTGGACCGGTCCGCGCCGACCGTGGCCATCCGCTTCCCGGTGACCACCGGAGTCGTCAGCCGCGGTGCGCCTCTGCTGGTGGAGGCGAGCGACCCGGCCGGGGTCGAGCGGGCCGAGCTCTGGGCCGGCAACCGGCTGGTGCGCACCGACCGGACGCTGGCGAGTAGCGGCACCGGCACGGCCGAGCTGCCGCTCGACGCGGCAGTCCCGAACGGACCGGTGACGATCACCGTCAAGGTTTACGACAACCTGGGCAACGTCGCCGAGCAGACCCGCACGGTCACCGTCGACAACGACAAGCCGGTCGCCACCGGCACGCCGGCCTCGACGTACCTGCGAGGCACCGTCACCGCCGGCCTGACCGGTCTGCGCGAGTCGACCGGCCTGATCACCCTGGGCGCCTTCCTCGACGATCACTCCGGCACCGGCGGATACGTCTTCCGCAGCCCGTGGACGGTGCGGGTGAACAGCCGGGCGGCGGCCGACGGCAAGCACGTCCTGAACTGGTACCTGACGGACAAGGCCGGCAACACCACCCACCTGCGGCGGACGGTCTACGTCGACAACACCGCGCCCACGGTGCGGTACCTCAAGGCGCCGAAGAACAAGGCCAAGCTCTCCGGCACTATCAAGATCACCGCCAAGGCCGCCGACAAGTACGGCGTCAGCCGCGTCCAGCTGCTGGTCAACGGCAAGGTGGTGGCCACCGACAGCAAGGCCGGTTACGCCTTCACGCTGAACCCGAAGAAGTACGGCAAGAGCTTCACCGTGCAGATCCGGGCGTACGACCGGGCCGGCAACGTCAAGCACACCGCGAAGCGCACTTACCGCCGCTGA
- a CDS encoding DUF4132 domain-containing protein, which yields MSSFPSAPQPIDEDTFVLPASWQRYRAARRGTTGIGRFTPAATARATIDERITERGPTLDSVLAARTTEEPTRLAAREWLAGDPEARPFGAAVAGFILESYGSHWWHDASMASPLADVWITERGLPFAAEAAVTLMSLIIEDDFAPPYPRSTMNDKPGIRHRRPGEAKSSWAADSSMRLLLRVRHALAATSDEEFAAVVTALEPYRQAHPYTRAATSVLVPGRRDWFEEDVRWATGTAHDGYLATILLTAASTPDDVRALFPVATAYAMVNSLPLLTTMLDGVGAAAAPALFNWLGDATGTADPMRRLLSALVLLPGDEVTSGLIDRIDAKYVVPALLEHADRFPARSLRLLAEAAGKRAVADLLRGHLVKHADLIDQVLPRLGPEAADRVGKLVADAGAVAPAPLAMVPPVLASPPWLRVHERPKPVVITGLTCTDEPTVDWLPGQREDWAATRIPEYEYVDETEGDPAQLLRDILAGRSAMRRARAAVFFRDQPDEIARPALVTWKPDPVGWYLRPVAARFELAALPTILDAARRDASDMAQTLLPFASPAIAVLVADWLARLKSMQAEALEWLLRHPAAAARALVPPALGKAGKARRQAETALFALNTNGQADAVRTAAAGYGAEAAAAIETLLATDPAAFDPVKVPEAPTWAAPALLRPVMLRDGSGRLPDEAVTNLVVALAMSRLGAPCPGLDDVEEKCEPASLAAFTWSLFAQWQASGADSKQIWALDALGLFGDDDTVRNLTPLIMLWPGQSAHQRAVTGLHILAGIGTDVALMHLHRVAQRAKFAGLKSAAQERLQAVAERLGLTAEQLADRLVPDFGLAADGSLVLDYGPRQFTVGFDEQLRPFVADGTGKRLKALPKPGVKDDQVLAPAAAKQFTALKKDVRTVAVDQVRRLEQAMVTNRRWSGAEFHRLFVEHPLLWHIVRRLVWVRFDEAGKPGGAFRVAEDRSLSTVDDDTTTLADDAVVGVAHPLHLGAEGAAWAGVFADYEILQPFPQLGRPVLTLTEQERTASTLPRFHGITVPATKLIGLERKGWRRETPQDAGVQSQIEFTVEPGREVVIAIKPGIAIGYLDMFPDQEVTEVFLHDGTGSRWWNENKRGHVNFGSLDPVTASEILRDLTDVTGS from the coding sequence ATGTCGAGTTTCCCGTCCGCGCCGCAGCCCATCGATGAGGACACCTTCGTCCTGCCCGCCTCCTGGCAGCGTTACCGGGCCGCGCGGCGGGGCACCACCGGGATCGGCCGGTTCACTCCGGCGGCGACGGCCCGCGCCACCATCGACGAGCGGATCACCGAGCGCGGCCCCACCCTCGACAGCGTCCTGGCCGCGCGGACCACCGAGGAGCCGACCCGGCTGGCCGCCCGCGAGTGGCTGGCCGGCGATCCGGAGGCGCGACCGTTCGGTGCCGCCGTCGCCGGGTTCATCCTGGAGTCCTACGGGTCGCACTGGTGGCACGACGCCAGCATGGCCAGCCCGCTCGCCGACGTGTGGATCACCGAGCGAGGCCTGCCGTTCGCTGCGGAGGCCGCGGTCACGCTGATGTCGCTGATCATCGAGGACGACTTCGCTCCGCCGTACCCTCGCTCGACCATGAACGACAAGCCCGGCATCCGGCACCGGCGCCCCGGCGAGGCCAAGTCGAGCTGGGCCGCGGACAGTTCGATGCGGCTCCTGCTGCGGGTCCGGCACGCTCTCGCCGCCACCTCCGACGAGGAGTTCGCGGCGGTCGTCACCGCCCTGGAGCCGTACCGTCAGGCGCACCCCTACACCCGGGCCGCCACGTCCGTGCTCGTCCCCGGCCGACGCGACTGGTTCGAGGAGGACGTCCGGTGGGCGACCGGCACCGCCCACGACGGGTACCTCGCGACCATCCTGCTGACCGCGGCGAGCACACCGGACGACGTGCGGGCGCTGTTCCCGGTGGCCACGGCGTACGCGATGGTCAACTCCCTGCCCCTGCTGACCACCATGCTCGACGGGGTGGGCGCGGCCGCCGCCCCGGCACTGTTCAACTGGCTCGGTGACGCCACCGGCACCGCCGACCCGATGCGGCGCCTGCTCTCCGCACTGGTCCTGCTCCCCGGTGACGAGGTGACCAGCGGGCTGATCGACCGGATCGACGCGAAATACGTGGTGCCCGCCCTGCTGGAGCACGCCGACCGGTTCCCGGCCCGGTCACTGCGGCTGCTCGCCGAGGCGGCCGGCAAGCGGGCCGTGGCCGACTTGCTCCGCGGGCATCTGGTGAAACACGCCGACCTGATCGATCAGGTGCTCCCACGGCTCGGTCCGGAAGCCGCCGATCGGGTCGGGAAACTGGTCGCCGACGCCGGTGCGGTCGCCCCGGCCCCGCTCGCCATGGTGCCACCGGTGCTCGCCTCCCCGCCGTGGCTGCGCGTGCACGAGCGACCCAAACCGGTTGTCATCACCGGCTTGACCTGCACCGACGAGCCCACGGTGGACTGGCTGCCGGGTCAGCGGGAGGACTGGGCCGCGACCCGGATCCCGGAGTACGAGTACGTCGACGAGACCGAAGGGGACCCCGCACAACTACTCCGGGACATCCTCGCCGGCCGGTCGGCGATGCGCCGGGCCCGGGCCGCAGTCTTCTTCCGGGATCAGCCCGACGAGATCGCCCGGCCCGCTCTGGTTACGTGGAAACCTGATCCCGTCGGCTGGTACCTGCGGCCGGTCGCCGCGCGTTTCGAACTGGCGGCACTGCCGACGATCCTCGACGCGGCCCGCCGTGACGCGTCCGACATGGCCCAGACCCTGCTGCCGTTCGCGTCCCCGGCCATCGCCGTGCTGGTGGCGGACTGGCTGGCCCGGCTCAAGTCCATGCAGGCGGAGGCGCTGGAGTGGCTGCTGCGGCACCCGGCCGCGGCGGCCCGCGCTCTCGTCCCACCGGCGCTCGGCAAAGCCGGCAAAGCCCGTAGGCAAGCCGAGACCGCACTGTTCGCGCTGAACACCAACGGGCAGGCGGATGCGGTACGGACGGCCGCCGCCGGTTACGGCGCGGAGGCCGCGGCCGCGATCGAAACCCTGCTCGCCACCGACCCGGCCGCTTTCGACCCGGTCAAGGTCCCGGAGGCGCCGACGTGGGCGGCGCCGGCGCTGCTCCGGCCGGTGATGCTGCGCGACGGGTCGGGCCGGCTGCCGGACGAGGCGGTGACGAACCTGGTCGTCGCTCTGGCGATGTCCCGGCTGGGCGCGCCCTGTCCGGGACTCGACGACGTCGAGGAGAAGTGTGAGCCGGCGAGCCTTGCCGCGTTCACGTGGAGCCTGTTCGCGCAGTGGCAGGCCAGTGGCGCCGACTCGAAACAGATCTGGGCCCTGGACGCGCTCGGGCTGTTCGGTGACGACGACACGGTCCGGAACCTGACCCCGCTGATCATGCTCTGGCCCGGGCAGAGCGCCCATCAACGGGCCGTCACCGGCCTGCACATCCTGGCCGGTATCGGCACCGACGTCGCCCTGATGCACCTGCACCGGGTCGCCCAGCGTGCCAAGTTCGCCGGGCTGAAGTCCGCCGCCCAGGAGCGGTTGCAGGCCGTCGCGGAGAGGCTCGGGCTGACCGCCGAGCAGTTGGCCGACCGGCTGGTGCCGGACTTCGGGCTGGCGGCGGACGGCAGCCTGGTCCTCGACTACGGTCCCCGGCAGTTCACCGTCGGGTTCGACGAGCAGCTCCGGCCGTTCGTCGCTGACGGCACCGGCAAGCGGCTCAAGGCCCTGCCCAAACCCGGTGTGAAGGATGACCAGGTCCTGGCCCCGGCCGCCGCTAAACAGTTCACCGCGCTGAAGAAGGACGTCCGCACGGTCGCGGTCGACCAGGTGCGCAGGCTGGAGCAGGCGATGGTCACCAACCGCCGGTGGTCCGGTGCCGAGTTCCACCGGCTCTTCGTCGAGCATCCGCTGCTCTGGCACATCGTCCGGCGTCTGGTCTGGGTCCGGTTCGACGAGGCGGGGAAGCCGGGCGGCGCGTTCCGGGTCGCCGAGGACCGGTCACTCTCCACCGTGGACGACGACACCACCACGCTGGCCGACGACGCCGTCGTCGGGGTCGCGCACCCGCTGCACCTCGGTGCCGAGGGCGCGGCGTGGGCCGGGGTGTTCGCGGACTACGAGATCCTCCAGCCGTTTCCGCAGCTCGGGCGGCCGGTGCTCACGCTCACCGAGCAGGAGCGCACGGCGAGCACCCTGCCCCGCTTCCACGGGATCACGGTGCCGGCCACCAAGCTGATCGGCCTGGAGCGCAAGGGCTGGCGGCGGGAGACCCCGCAGGACGCGGGTGTGCAGAGCCAGATCGAGTTCACCGTCGAGCCCGGGCGCGAGGTGGTCATCGCCATCAAGCCGGGGATCGCGATCGGCTACCTGGACATGTTCCCCGACCAGGAGGTGACCGAGGTCTTCCTGCACGACGGCACCGGCTCGCGGTGGTGGAACGAGAACAAGCGCGGGCACGTGAACTTCGGCAGCCTGGACCCGGTCACCGCCTCGGAGATCCTGCGGGATCTGACCGATGTGACCGGGTCCTAG
- a CDS encoding threonine aldolase family protein: protein MADDLKQRRLHAMRGCDRILSGTRPKTIRERLADLEAGGDLDAMPDFYGGGPVTELEERVAGLLGTQAAVFFPTGTMAQQVALRYGVERTGVTAVALHPLSHLEMHERHAYSQLSGLRAVTSTHEPRNPTAAEIAALDEPVGSVVLELPMRDAGFVLPTWDELVDVTVAARSIGARVHFDGARLWESVIHLGRTLPEIVALADSVYVSFYKSLDGISGAVLAGSDEMAGFARAWRHRHGGTIFQTFPAALSALSGLDRELPRLPDYVRHARTVADALASLPGARVFPHPPHTHQFRLWLPYAADALAEAVLTLAERERIWFAGGWQDTDVPGYAMTEVTVAGHALEWTAEDVAAAGWLLAQELD, encoded by the coding sequence ATGGCCGACGACCTCAAACAGCGGCGCCTGCACGCGATGCGGGGCTGCGACCGGATCCTCTCCGGAACCCGCCCGAAGACGATCCGGGAGCGGCTCGCCGACCTCGAAGCCGGCGGCGACCTGGACGCGATGCCGGACTTCTACGGCGGCGGCCCGGTCACCGAACTGGAGGAACGGGTGGCTGGTCTGCTCGGCACCCAGGCGGCGGTCTTCTTCCCGACCGGGACGATGGCCCAGCAGGTGGCGCTGCGGTACGGCGTTGAGCGGACCGGTGTCACGGCTGTCGCGCTGCACCCGCTGAGCCACTTGGAGATGCACGAGCGGCACGCGTACTCGCAGCTCAGCGGCCTGCGCGCGGTCACCTCGACGCACGAGCCGCGCAACCCGACCGCCGCTGAGATCGCGGCGCTGGACGAGCCGGTCGGTTCGGTGGTGCTGGAACTGCCGATGCGTGACGCCGGGTTCGTCCTGCCGACCTGGGACGAGCTGGTCGACGTCACGGTGGCGGCCCGGTCGATCGGCGCCCGGGTGCACTTCGACGGTGCCCGTCTCTGGGAGTCGGTCATCCATCTGGGCCGGACCCTGCCGGAGATCGTGGCCCTCGCCGACAGCGTCTACGTCTCGTTCTACAAGTCGCTGGACGGGATCAGCGGGGCGGTGCTGGCCGGTTCCGACGAGATGGCCGGTTTCGCGCGGGCGTGGCGGCACCGGCACGGCGGAACGATCTTCCAGACTTTCCCGGCGGCGCTGTCGGCCCTCTCCGGACTCGACCGTGAGCTGCCACGACTGCCGGATTATGTCCGGCACGCCCGTACCGTCGCGGATGCTCTTGCTTCTCTGCCCGGCGCCCGGGTCTTCCCGCATCCGCCGCACACCCACCAGTTCCGTCTCTGGCTGCCGTATGCGGCGGACGCCCTGGCCGAGGCGGTGCTGACTCTGGCCGAGCGGGAGCGGATCTGGTTCGCCGGTGGCTGGCAGGACACCGACGTGCCCGGCTACGCGATGACCGAGGTCACGGTGGCCGGGCACGCTCTGGAGTGGACCGCCGAGGATGTGGCGGCGGCCGGTTGGCTGTTGGCGCAGGAGCTGGATTAG